CCGGCGGTCACAGCCGCAAGCAACATCAGAAACCAATACAACACAGCTCGTCCTCGATGTTCAATTTAGCGAAACGACGCCGCCCCGCGCGGCTACCACAGGCCGAGGAATTTCAGAACGAAGACCACCACCACGACGAGGCCGATAATGTAGATGATGTTGTTCATGTCGCTTCCTCCTTTTTTTCGCATGCATTCGATGGACGCGCCCCTCTCCGGCATCTTACGCCTGTTTCTCTTTCAGGGAGCCTCGACCGAGCAAACATGGAAAAAGCTGGGCATGCTGGTTTACCCCGTACCACAGAACGCCCCGTACGTAAGTGCGGGGATGAATGTTCCGAAGTTCCCCGAAGGGCAGTGCCCCAAAGCCACGGACGTAAGTCCGTGGCACGGGCCTTACTTGGCCTGACGGGGATGAGGGCCGCAATCACGACAGACAAAACAGCCCGTTAAGGAAACACTCCCCAGAGAAAGCAGAAATACAATCAGCATGACTCCCAGCCAAACCTTTTTCTTCTTATTGACTTCCATTTCACCGTCTCCTTTTCGCCCGTTAAGACGCTCCGCACGGGCCGCCTAAATCACAGTCGCCTTAGTACTCCCCGCGCTCTCTCCTGAGCCGGTCGAGCTCACGAGCGTTACGGTCGATCTGTCGCTGCTGGTCATAGTCGCGGTTTTCCTGGCCCTGGATCTGATCGCCGATCAGGGCGCCGGCGCCTAACCCGAGCCCGCCGCCGATCAGCGCTCCCGCCGCCGGATGACCCACAGTGCTCCCGATGATCCCTCCCGCAACCGCCCCACCCACGGCGCCGATTCCAGCACCCTTTTCTCTGGTCGTAAGCGGCCCGCCCGCACAACCTACTCCGATCAACGCCGCAACCGTGATTGCAGCCAAGCCTTTACCGATTCTAGTTTTCATTGTCTCCTCCTTCTTTTTTTTACCGCAAAACAGAAGCGTCCGACACGTTTCAGAGTAAAATCAGTTGGTTGGGATCGACATTGATATCTC
This portion of the Candidatus Binatia bacterium genome encodes:
- a CDS encoding glycine zipper domain-containing protein — its product is MKTRIGKGLAAITVAALIGVGCAGGPLTTREKGAGIGAVGGAVAGGIIGSTVGHPAAGALIGGGLGLGAGALIGDQIQGQENRDYDQQRQIDRNARELDRLRRERGEY